One window from the genome of bacterium encodes:
- a CDS encoding lmo0937 family membrane protein, which produces MLVTIAVVLLVLWLLGLVTSYTIGGFIHILLVVAVIMILIRLIRGENPIA; this is translated from the coding sequence ATGCTCGTCACTATCGCAGTCGTGCTTCTCGTTCTCTGGCTTCTCGGCCTCGTTACTTCCTACACCATCGGTGGCTTCATCCATATCCTCCTCGTGGTCGCCGTCATCATGATCCTCATCCGGCTTATCCGGGGCGAAAATCCGATCGCCTAG
- a CDS encoding DEAD/DEAH box helicase encodes MYQQNPSYGNSSPRRSSGGRPQGGSRFGGNRGGAPSHGNRGYGSNRSGASYGGRPSFGGRPGGSRGGKGFQEMRVDLSKLINKAVITEEVEHFVPEHKFADFDVDQRLKDNIAKKGYELPTPIQDRSIPHVLRGEDIVGIANTGTGKTAAFLIPLIDKVLKSRAHGRRSSRVLIMVPTRELALQIDAEFLGFTKGLGLYSVCCVGGANIMPQIRVLRRDPSFVIGTPGRLKDLMERKELELQHFGTVVLDEADRMLDMGFIQDMRFIMAKMEKERHTLFFSATLSSEIERLIGEFLKSPARVSVKTRDTSKNIDQDVVRVSEGQSKIDVLHELVAQPEFEKVLVFGRTKHGVEKLMDELNRRGFRAVSIHGNKTHGNRQRALGDFKSGKAQIMVATDVAARGLDIPDVSHVINFDLPGTYEDYVHRIGRTGRASKKGKALTFIGGGKY; translated from the coding sequence ATGTATCAACAGAATCCGAGCTACGGGAACTCCAGTCCCCGCCGCTCTTCGGGAGGACGCCCCCAGGGAGGCAGCCGCTTCGGCGGAAACCGCGGAGGCGCGCCAAGCCACGGCAACAGAGGCTACGGAAGCAACCGCAGCGGCGCAAGCTACGGCGGAAGGCCTTCGTTTGGCGGCCGCCCGGGCGGCTCCCGCGGCGGCAAGGGCTTCCAGGAAATGCGCGTCGACCTCTCGAAGCTCATCAACAAGGCGGTCATCACCGAGGAGGTCGAGCACTTCGTGCCCGAACACAAGTTCGCGGATTTCGACGTGGACCAGCGCCTCAAGGACAATATCGCGAAGAAGGGATACGAGCTCCCGACGCCGATCCAGGACCGCTCCATCCCGCACGTGCTTCGCGGCGAGGATATCGTCGGCATCGCAAACACCGGCACCGGAAAGACGGCGGCCTTTCTCATCCCGCTCATCGACAAGGTACTCAAATCCCGCGCGCACGGCAGAAGAAGCTCGCGCGTCCTTATCATGGTGCCGACCCGCGAGCTCGCGCTCCAGATCGACGCCGAATTCCTCGGCTTCACGAAGGGCCTCGGCCTCTATTCGGTCTGCTGCGTGGGCGGGGCGAACATCATGCCCCAGATCCGCGTGCTTAGGCGCGACCCGTCGTTTGTGATCGGCACTCCCGGACGCCTCAAAGACCTCATGGAGCGCAAGGAACTCGAGCTCCAACACTTCGGCACCGTCGTCCTCGACGAGGCGGACCGCATGCTCGACATGGGTTTCATCCAGGACATGCGCTTCATCATGGCGAAGATGGAGAAGGAGCGGCACACGCTCTTCTTCTCCGCGACGCTCTCTTCGGAGATCGAGCGACTCATCGGCGAATTCCTCAAGTCGCCCGCGCGCGTCTCCGTCAAGACCCGCGACACGTCGAAGAATATCGACCAGGATGTCGTGCGCGTCTCCGAGGGCCAGTCGAAGATCGACGTGCTCCACGAGCTCGTCGCGCAGCCGGAATTCGAGAAGGTGCTTGTCTTCGGACGCACCAAGCACGGCGTCGAGAAGCTCATGGACGAGCTTAACCGACGCGGATTCCGCGCGGTCTCGATCCACGGCAACAAGACGCACGGCAACCGCCAGCGGGCCCTTGGCGACTTCAAGAGCGGCAAGGCGCAGATTATGGTGGCGACGGATGTCGCGGCCCGCGGCCTCGATATCCCGGATGTCTCGCACGTGATCAACTTCGACCTCCCCGGCACCTACGAGGACTACGTCCACCGCATCGGCCGCACCGGACGCGCAAGCAAGAAAGGGAAGGCGCTGACCTTCATCGGGGGCGGGAAGTATTAA
- a CDS encoding dihydroorotate dehydrogenase has translation MIPMTNAAGQVKLPHEVEPLLALPSDILRAVTLGSYTLEPRAGNSGNVFWDDGLNDPTSLSALGLPNPGIGEALRFLPDLIDKIRASGKRVRVNIAGFDVDEYHELIKACVGIRVDEIEINLGCPNVRNEGVQKPIFAFDPERIAEILTMAHRVSGTLGEPDIAVKLSPYSDPFFLAKVAAVLRTHLHAYMKLVTCNTFPNAYGFIRPMTPAIDANDGYAGLAGHAMKHVALGQVRQFSRLLPSFDIVGVGGISGGRDLREMELAGAKEAQVGTAFFTHGPKAFQRVAMEYADLVD, from the coding sequence ATGATTCCGATGACAAATGCTGCGGGACAAGTGAAGCTTCCGCATGAAGTGGAACCGCTCCTTGCGCTTCCGTCCGACATTCTCCGCGCAGTCACGCTTGGTTCGTACACTCTCGAACCGCGCGCTGGCAATTCCGGCAACGTGTTTTGGGACGACGGCCTGAACGACCCGACGTCGCTCAGTGCTCTTGGCTTGCCGAATCCAGGCATCGGGGAGGCGCTACGATTCCTGCCCGACCTCATCGACAAGATTCGGGCAAGCGGTAAGCGCGTACGTGTGAACATCGCGGGTTTCGATGTCGACGAATACCATGAACTTATCAAGGCGTGCGTCGGGATCCGGGTGGACGAGATTGAAATCAATCTCGGCTGTCCGAACGTGCGAAACGAAGGCGTTCAGAAGCCCATTTTCGCCTTCGATCCGGAACGTATCGCCGAGATCCTCACCATGGCGCACCGGGTATCCGGGACGCTTGGAGAACCGGATATTGCCGTTAAGCTCTCGCCGTACAGCGATCCGTTCTTTCTCGCGAAAGTCGCCGCAGTGCTGAGAACGCATCTGCACGCATACATGAAACTCGTGACGTGCAATACGTTTCCGAATGCGTATGGTTTCATCCGGCCGATGACGCCAGCGATTGACGCGAACGACGGGTATGCAGGGCTTGCCGGTCATGCCATGAAGCACGTTGCGCTCGGGCAGGTTCGGCAATTCTCGAGGCTCTTGCCGTCATTCGATATTGTCGGTGTCGGCGGGATAAGCGGCGGACGCGATCTTCGCGAGATGGAACTCGCGGGTGCGAAAGAGGCGCAGGTGGGTACGGCGTTTTTCACGCACGGCCCAAAGGCATTCCAGCGCGTCGCGATGGAATACGCCGATCTGGTCGATTAG
- a CDS encoding sigma-70 family RNA polymerase sigma factor: MDAHPLTDEEAARRSLEDKEQFALLIRRYEAPLGRYLERLGVRVREDREDLLQNAFLKAYRNLNSFDPTLAFSSWMYRIAHNEAMSFFRAKKARPQVVLGEEGQLLLTELRDERADTGALAEERLTAGELAQALEKIDPKYRDVLTLRFFEERSYADISDILELPVGTVATLIHRAKKALRAAVSDRLIAP, translated from the coding sequence ATGGACGCACACCCGCTTACCGATGAAGAAGCCGCCCGCCGGTCGCTTGAGGATAAGGAGCAGTTCGCGCTCCTTATCAGGCGCTACGAGGCCCCCTTGGGACGCTACCTGGAGCGCCTTGGCGTTCGCGTACGCGAAGACCGGGAAGACCTCCTGCAGAACGCGTTTCTCAAGGCATACCGGAATCTCAACAGTTTCGACCCGACGCTCGCATTCTCTTCCTGGATGTACCGCATCGCGCATAACGAGGCTATGAGCTTCTTTAGGGCCAAGAAAGCGCGTCCGCAGGTGGTGCTGGGGGAGGAAGGGCAGCTTCTGTTGACCGAGCTCCGGGATGAACGCGCCGATACGGGGGCGCTCGCGGAAGAGCGCCTCACCGCAGGCGAGCTCGCGCAGGCGCTTGAGAAGATAGACCCGAAATACCGCGACGTACTCACGCTCCGCTTCTTCGAGGAGCGTTCGTATGCGGATATTTCCGACATCCTGGAGCTTCCGGTCGGCACGGTCGCGACCCTGATCCACCGGGCGAAGAAAGCGCTTCGCGCAGCCGTTTCCGACCGCCTTATAGCGCCATGA
- a CDS encoding DUF4383 domain-containing protein → MAKTLAIVFGIVFVLVGLLGFVSNPLVGMGAFFETNALHNVVHLLIGLILLAVAFWSPMQSSMWLKIMGVVYLVIAVLGFLLVSGTGELFGLVTLNPADHWLHVVLGVVLLAAGFMYGDEPM, encoded by the coding sequence ATGGCTAAAACGCTCGCAATCGTGTTCGGTATCGTGTTCGTGCTCGTAGGGCTTCTCGGGTTCGTATCGAACCCGCTCGTTGGTATGGGCGCGTTCTTCGAGACTAATGCGCTCCATAACGTCGTGCACCTCCTGATCGGCCTTATTCTTCTCGCGGTCGCATTCTGGAGCCCGATGCAGTCATCGATGTGGCTCAAGATCATGGGCGTCGTGTACCTCGTGATCGCCGTTCTCGGTTTCCTTCTCGTTTCGGGCACGGGGGAACTGTTCGGCCTTGTGACGCTGAATCCCGCAGATCACTGGCTCCATGTCGTGCTCGGCGTCGTGCTTCTCGCTGCCGGCTTCATGTACGGCGACGAGCCGATGTAG
- a CDS encoding glycosyltransferase, translating to MVFIYPVLFVSLFFEVFLLLSFLEGKRTKKEPGAVADEDLPTSTIFIPCYNEEKTVARTLDSLLALDYPHDKLNIFAINDGSTDGTADALARYAGEPRVRVFTKENGGGKFSALNLGLSHATSELVGCLDADSTVAPDALREIARYFADKSVMAVTPGIKVSKPASIVQRVQQAEYALSAFIRRTFAWLDALFITPGPFSIFRREVFLQLGPYKEAYMTEDMEIALRMQSHNMKIENAPTAHVYTKTPRSYKALFKQRVRWSYGFMRNAKDYRFMFFNRKYGTLGMFLLPMGLFTIFPAIYFTAVSIAYAGSDALKAADRLRVVGFSSFHMPSFDLFYFDTHPFLFLSWLLFLCTIAIIIMGSRLVAEKNLGINLFLYLALYGVFAPWWLGRAVYNVASARQKSWRQEIDERRKGPE from the coding sequence ATGGTATTCATATATCCGGTGCTTTTCGTTTCCCTCTTCTTCGAGGTGTTTCTCCTTTTGTCCTTCCTCGAAGGCAAGCGCACGAAAAAGGAGCCCGGGGCGGTGGCGGATGAGGACCTTCCGACGTCTACCATATTCATCCCCTGCTATAACGAGGAGAAGACGGTCGCGAGGACGCTCGACTCGCTTCTCGCGCTCGACTATCCGCATGACAAGCTCAACATCTTCGCCATAAACGACGGTTCGACCGACGGGACGGCCGACGCGCTCGCGCGCTACGCGGGCGAGCCGCGCGTGCGCGTCTTCACGAAAGAGAACGGCGGCGGAAAATTCTCCGCCCTCAATCTCGGCCTTTCGCACGCGACGAGCGAGCTCGTCGGCTGCCTCGACGCCGACTCGACCGTCGCCCCCGATGCGCTCCGGGAGATCGCGCGGTATTTCGCGGACAAAAGCGTTATGGCGGTCACGCCCGGCATCAAGGTTTCAAAGCCCGCGAGCATCGTGCAAAGGGTGCAGCAGGCGGAGTATGCGCTGTCTGCATTTATCCGCCGCACGTTCGCCTGGCTTGACGCGCTCTTCATCACGCCCGGCCCATTCTCCATATTCCGCCGGGAGGTATTCCTCCAGCTCGGGCCGTATAAGGAGGCGTACATGACGGAAGATATGGAGATCGCGCTTCGCATGCAGTCGCATAACATGAAGATCGAGAACGCCCCGACCGCCCACGTGTACACCAAGACGCCGCGCTCCTATAAGGCGCTTTTCAAGCAGCGGGTGCGCTGGTCGTACGGGTTCATGCGAAACGCCAAAGACTATCGCTTCATGTTCTTCAACCGCAAATACGGCACGCTCGGCATGTTTCTCCTCCCTATGGGCCTTTTCACCATCTTCCCCGCTATTTACTTCACCGCCGTTTCCATAGCCTATGCGGGATCTGACGCGCTTAAGGCCGCGGACCGCCTCCGCGTCGTCGGTTTCTCGTCGTTCCATATGCCGTCATTCGACCTTTTCTATTTCGATACGCACCCGTTTCTCTTCCTCAGCTGGCTCCTGTTCCTTTGCACCATCGCCATCATCATTATGGGTTCGCGCCTCGTGGCGGAGAAAAATCTCGGCATCAACCTTTTCCTCTACCTCGCCCTCTACGGCGTGTTCGCGCCGTGGTGGCTCGGGCGGGCGGTGTATAACGTCGCGTCCGCGAGGCAGAAGAGCTGGCGGCAGGAAATCGACGAGCGCCGCAAAGGCCCCGAATAG
- a CDS encoding phenylalanine--tRNA ligase subunit alpha, producing the protein MEGRLHPISVASREIADIFGRMGFGIAYGPELETEHYNFDALNMPATHPARDMQDTFWTKENPPRVPRTQTSPVQVRYMEEQMKRGMLPPYRIIAPGKVYRNEATDATHEAQFYQNEGLAIGEDITLAHLKGTLERFFKEYLDENAKVRFRPSFFPFVEPAVEVDVWFDVKGQWLEVMGAGMVHPKVLENSGVDPKKYQGFAFGGGLERLIMVKYGVPDVRLFHSGDTRFVHGFAEIEP; encoded by the coding sequence ATGGAAGGGAGGTTGCATCCGATAAGCGTCGCGTCGCGGGAGATCGCCGATATTTTCGGCCGCATGGGGTTTGGCATCGCGTATGGCCCCGAACTTGAGACTGAACACTACAATTTCGATGCGCTTAATATGCCCGCGACGCATCCGGCACGCGACATGCAGGATACGTTTTGGACGAAAGAGAATCCTCCCCGCGTTCCCCGCACCCAAACGTCGCCGGTGCAGGTCAGGTATATGGAAGAGCAGATGAAACGGGGAATGCTCCCCCCATACCGCATCATCGCCCCGGGAAAGGTGTACAGGAACGAGGCTACGGACGCCACGCACGAAGCGCAGTTCTATCAGAACGAGGGGCTGGCGATAGGCGAGGATATCACGCTCGCGCATCTCAAGGGAACGCTCGAACGGTTTTTCAAGGAGTATCTTGATGAGAACGCGAAAGTGCGGTTTCGTCCCTCGTTTTTCCCATTCGTCGAGCCAGCGGTCGAAGTCGACGTGTGGTTCGATGTAAAAGGGCAGTGGCTTGAGGTTATGGGCGCAGGCATGGTGCACCCGAAGGTTCTCGAGAACTCCGGAGTGGACCCGAAAAAATATCAAGGGTTCGCATTCGGCGGCGGGCTCGAGCGCCTTATCATGGTGAAATACGGCGTGCCGGATGTGCGCCTCTTCCATTCGGGCGATACGCGTTTCGTGCACGGCTTCGCGGAAATCGAGCCATGA
- a CDS encoding HIT family protein produces MNCVFCSVVEKNEPHHEIVWSDKRHIAFLNIKPAQPGHVLVIPRKHVDDGFDLSSEEFGALMEASRRLAVPLKAVLNPSRVALALEGFHVPHAHVHLIPVNKSGDMMNETKEPVPSEELVPIAEALRAAIASTL; encoded by the coding sequence ATGAACTGTGTCTTTTGTTCCGTCGTCGAGAAGAACGAACCGCACCATGAGATTGTGTGGTCGGATAAGCGCCATATCGCATTCCTCAATATAAAACCGGCACAACCCGGCCATGTGCTCGTGATACCCCGGAAGCATGTTGACGACGGATTCGATCTTTCATCCGAAGAGTTCGGCGCGCTTATGGAGGCGAGCCGGCGTCTTGCGGTGCCGCTTAAAGCAGTCCTCAACCCTTCCCGCGTCGCACTGGCCCTTGAAGGTTTTCATGTGCCGCATGCGCATGTTCACCTGATTCCAGTGAATAAAAGCGGCGATATGATGAACGAAACCAAAGAACCGGTGCCAAGCGAAGAACTTGTGCCAATAGCTGAAGCGTTGCGGGCCGCTATCGCATCAACATTATGA